The Psilocybe cubensis strain MGC-MH-2018 chromosome 7, whole genome shotgun sequence genome has a window encoding:
- a CDS encoding Putative bifunctional polynucleotide kinase/RNA ligase, whose product MEPDDISPLRSLAIDPATYLLKEWDDLTLAARTLITEKQTGTVVSRSLPKFFNYNEKFAYKPTGNEHAFAIEEKVDGSLISLFWYGGKWMFVSRTSFQSPHAESAQRILDTRYPGALKRLDKESTYVFELVDPKMPIKVVYTKEDLVLLSIVAKDGKEPPHNFDWTALSFSRPKRHVADTVAPSHLSKLNHDNEEGFVVKFWTSPNDRYPKRIKIKFESYFELAEGWKGKPSSSPRMPPSNSQILEIYSKHRLQIHHFKTDDIANTMAKHRENFLNSLEKIADDYGGAPWLNKIEKTWDRIDAIFTLQEGELTDAMSRLKKEGYIPSLANAKSNRLKDTFRKRMRRGDINQKLREALMAWYIDDAPVRRVAAFVNQLEIPVDLRSTEVLGKVEELV is encoded by the coding sequence CCTATCTACTCAAGGAGTGGGATGACCTTACTCTGGCTGCCAGGACACTTATCACGGAGAAGCAGACAGGCACAGTTGTATCGAGGAGCTTACCAAAGTTCTTCAACTACAACGAGAAATTCGCGTACAAACCGACGGGGAATGAGCATGCTTTTGCCATTGAGGAGAAGGTGGATGGGAGTTTGATCAGCCTTTTCTGGTATGGCGGGAAATGGATGTTTGTTAGCCGTACGTCCTTCCAAAGCCCGCATGCGGAATCAGCTCAGCGCATCCTCGATACGCGCTACCCCGGGGCTCTCAAAAGGCTAGACAAAGAAAGTACATACGTCTTTGAACTCGTCGATCCAAAGATGCCCATCAAAGTCGTCTACACCAAGGAAGATCTTGTTCTGCTATCCATCGTTGCAAAGGACGGGAAGGAGCCGCCTCATAATTTTGATTGGACAgctctttctttttcaagaCCAAAAAGACATGTTGCTGACACAGTCGCACCCAGCCATCTCAGCAAGCTCAACCACGACAATGAAGAGGGCTTTGTTGTAAAGTTTTGGACATCTCCAAACGATAGATACCCAAAGCGAATAAAAATCAAATTTGAAAGTTATTTCGAACTCGCCGAAGGATGGAAAGGCAAACCCTCCTCTTCCCCACGAATGCCGCCATCAAACTCTCAGATCCTAGAAATCTACAGTAAACACCGACTACAGATCCATCATTTCAAGACTGACGACATTGCTAACACTATGGCCAAGCACAGGGAGAACTTTCTCAACTCACTTGAAAAGATTGCAGATGATTATGGTGGTGCACCTTGGTTAAATAAAATCGAAAAGACATGGGACCGAATAGACGCCATCTTCACTCTCCAAGAAGGCGAGTTGACAGATGCTATGTCACGGCTGAAAAAGGAAGGATATATTCCAAGTTTGGCAAACGCAAAATCAAACAGGCTCAAAGATACATTTAGGAAGCGAATGAGAAGGGGTGATATAAACCAGAAGCTCCGGGAAGCGTTGATGGCGTGGTATATCGATGATGCACCCGTACGGAGGGTTGCAGCATTTGTTAATCAGTTGGAAATACCGGTGGATCTGCGGTCAACAGAGGTTTTAGGGAAAGTGGAAGAATTAGTATAG